GGCCAGATAGGGAATTGTCATTCCTCACATGGGACACCATTTGTGGGGTTTGAGGGACATGGACCATGCTGTGCAAGCAAAGGTCTCTGTTGCATCAGTTTACCAGTATTTATAGGTCTCTAAATTCTGTCCAAAATTTTCCACTCAGACTCCTTTGCCCTGTTCCCTTAGTAACACAATCTTCTTGGTTATCATTCTGTCACCAGCAATGTCCTTGTTACTTTCTTTTGCCAGAGCACTCAGTGTCCAGACACGATGTCTTAACTCTTGTCCTTGCCTCTTATCCTTGGGAGTTTATCTCACTCAGGGCCAAGAGGATGGTGGCACGACCCAGCTCAGCTTCTGCAGCTGTCTGATTTTCCACATTTTGGAATACTTTTGATAAAGTATCTTTGTTTATGTGATTGGAAAGAGTGTACTTCTGGATTTGGGTGCACTGCTCATGGACCACTTGGTTTCTGACGGCATATAATCATGTGAAAAGGTATTTTATCTTCAGCTGTTGGGttattcaggagaaaaaaaccaaccaaggGAATGATACTGAGCTATCTACCTAAATAATAACTGATAGCATTGATCCATGTGAATTTTGGCACCTGCTACAGGAACTTTGTCATCTTGCAGGCACATAAATAGCCGGTGAAGAGACCACAGCCTTACACTGAAGGCACCATGAAgatccttctcctcctcctcgcagctgcagggctttgtTGGGGGCAGTACAACCCCAACACTGTCCCAAAGAGAACCTCTATTGTGCATCTCTTTGAATGGCGCTGGCAGGATATTGCTGAGGAGTGTGAACGCTACTTAGCTCCTAATGGATTTGGAGGAGTTCAGGTGAGTTGTTTCCTGTGAGTAGTAGGAAAATGGCATAGTAATATTTGATTAATAAGTTGCTTATTTAATAATGCCTGAGTTTGAGACAGTTTGCAGCTGAGGAGGGAGGGTAGGAAGTAGTAAGGGCTTTTAGAAGCAACCCTAAGTCTGCAGGACCCTGTAGGGATGAATGATGGTGTATGTCTAGCAGATCAGTTACAAAGGGGCATGCTGAAAGGCTTCCCCTGAAAGCTGAGCAGAAGGTAAAGCTCTTTACCTTGTTCTAAAGGAAGTATGGAAGCTGTGAGGTTTGGCATTCCTAAGGCTGTCACTGTTACAGgtaaaaataattccattggCTTCAGCCCTTCCATGCCCATGTCCTGGAAAGCAGGCCCATGCTGGACCCGGGCAACTCACAAGAACAAACCAAAATGTCTTTCTTGCCAATGTGCAAGACAGACATCTCATAGATCTGAACTTCTGCTGTGGGAGAGAGACTGGGTTGGGTACTAACTTTCCTCTGAGGGCAGAGGTCCTGAGCACAGATTTTGCCCTTAAAATGTTGAAGTAAAACCATTTGATTTCTTATCAAAGTACATAATTTCATCTGCAGGTTTCACctccaaatgaaaatattgtcaTTACTAACCCAAACAGACCCTGGTGGGAAAGATACCAGCCCATTAGCTACAAGATCTGCACCCGATCAGGAAATGAAGAGCAATTCAAAGACATGGTGAAGAGATGCAACAATGTTGGAGTAAGTGCCTTGAAATTCTGTCTGATGTAGCAAGTGCTGTGTCAGctgagggaagctgctgctgtcctcaAAAGATGTGTAAACtgagaagaaactgaaaaggaaaataacttaGCAGTGATTAGTGACTATTAATTCACGTTTGCTGCAAACACACTGAAATGCACATATTGCTTTTCCAGGTTCGTATCTATGTGGATGCTGTCGTCAACCATAtgtgtggggctgcaggtggctcAGGCACACATTCTACCTGTGGAAGCTATTTTAATACTGGAACCGAAGATTTTCCAGCTGTCCCATACTCTGGCTGGGATTTCAATGACGGCAAATGTCACACTGGAAGTGGAGAAATTGAAAATTATGGTGATATTTATCAGGTAACTTCCCCtggaaaaaatttcaaatttttttttgacatgTTCTGGTAACTCTACAGTAAAATCAAATGGTGTAGGGTCTCACAGAACCTGTGCTTAGTCACTTGACAAGTGAATGAAGTAGTGACCATAGGTATGTGTGGCCGAAAATATTCTAAGAACTGAGGAATCAAGAACCTGCGTGCAGATGTTTGCTCCAGAAGTGAGCCCAGTGTACTCAGCTCAGTGTGAGTTCATTTTTGTAGCTTATAAACTCAGCTGATCATGATAAGGGGCCCTCTTGGAAAACTGACAGTAGTGCAAGGTGGTGCTGTAGTTACACAACTGACTGGTTTTTGTAGTTAGGATATGTAGCAGTTCTTTCTCAAGCTCTGCCTTCAGCCACTTTGCAGCAACACATTGTAATGTTTCTGCACTTGCACTGCTTCATGTAGCACTTGTCCTTCATGGGTTCTGGTGGCTTCTTCTGTGGTAATCCCTATAGCACATATCTCAAATCCTGGATTACAAGAAGTTAAAGGTATTTCCATGACAACGTCCACTCCCAGTTCCTTTGGACCAGACCATCATGTTTAACGTTGCAATGaactcctccccttccccctgctctggcTTAGACTTACCCAGACCCTGCAGTCCCTCAGGTGCCAGCCCAGGCCATGGCCAGTGCCGGGGTCAGAATGTCCCAGGGTGAGGGgatcagcagcacaggctgcagctgcaggcaagGCACAAAGCAGCCGCTGATAAGCCCTAGACTCTAATGCACAGTGAGCCCATGGCAAGCACAGGAGCCTGACAATTATCAGCCAAACTACGGTAACAGCTGTAAATTCCATCTAGCACATTAATCATAGCCGTTGTTAATTCGAACCCTTTGAGTCCCATGTTGGGCACCAAAGAGGACTTGTGGTTTAACTCAGCTGGCAGCTAAACACCACTCAGCCTCCTACTTTcagtgggatggggcagagaaCTGGAAGAGTAAAACTGAGGAAACTCATggattgagataaagacagtttaataggtaaagAGAAAGCCACATACATAAGCAAAGTAAAACAAGCATTTATTCACCACTTCCCACTGGAAGGCAGGTGTCCAGCTGTCTCCAGGACAGTAGAGCTTTATCATGTGCAACAGTGACTTGTGAAGACAAAACCTTTACTCCAGAGATcactccctcccttctcccaaTCCAGTACAACCTCATTAACCACCACCCCACCTCCACCCCTCCTTTGTTTTAATAGACAGaaatcttttattcttttctgttGCACAGGTCCGGGACTGCCGCGTGAGCGGCCTTCTGGATCTGGCCCTGGAGAAGGACTATGTGCGCTCAACGATTGCAGAGTACATGAACCGTCTCATTGACATTGGTGTAGCAGGATTCCGTATTGATGCTGCCAAGCACATGTGGCCTGGGGACATAAAAGCATTTCTGGACAAGCTGCATAATCTAAACACTCAATGGTTTTCTGAAGGAACTAAACCTTTCATTTATCAGGAGGTAATGTGCACATTTTGTCCTTTATGTTTGCCTTTGTCTTTTGTATCTCTTTTGCCTCCTCCTTCAGAGGAGCAACAATACATCTTCACCCAACTTACCCTAGGAAGGAGCTCACAATTTACTTAGTGCAGCCTTGCAGACAAAGGCAGTTTGGATTCTTAAAAATGCCTCCACAACAGATTGTCAATCAACTTTAGCTTTCCTTTCATCAGTCATGTTTTTACATGTGTCCCTCATGTCTTATTTAAATTTGTGTTGCTCtacacaacaaaaataaataattactttcTTCCCAGTGTAAAGCAAAAACTCCTGTTAAGTTCTGTAAATTGCATTGTTGGTCTTTGTGAGACAAGAAGGGCTGtaggttttctttcttgtacCAGGTAATTGACTTGGGTGGAGAGCCCATCAAAGGCAGCGAGTACTTTGGAAATGGCCGAGTGACAGAATTCAAGTACGGTGCCAAACTGGGGACAGTGCTCCGCAAGTGGGATGGAGAAAAGATGGCCTACTTAAAGTAAGGATGGGGGTGCTGCAACTTATCCAGGATTCACTGGTTACACCAATTGACAGGGTAGCTTCAAGTCTGTGTCTTTGTTTAGGAACTGGGGAGAAGGCTGGGGCTTTATGCCTTCTGACAGAGCCCTGGTCTTTGTGGATAACCACGACAACCAGAGAGGACACGGGGCTGGTGGAGCTTCTATTCTGACCTTCTGGGACGCCAGGTAAGGAATTGCTCTTGTGTGGGTGATGCTTCTTGCTTTTGCTTGTTTGTCAGTGTGTTCTCGGTCAGGTTCCTCCTTCCATGTCTCATTCCTTGTTTGTCCACCAAACAGGCTCTATAAAATGGCAGTTGGTTTCATGCTTGCCCATCCGTATGGCTTCACGCGTGTGATGTCAAGTTTTCGCTGGCcaagatattttcaaaatggaaaggtgagctttaattaattaaattaattaattaaattaatttaattaaattaatgctGAAGATCCATCCATGGGGATTAAGAGTGAGAGCAGGGCCAGAGAAGTAGTCCAGTGCATTTCAGGTTGTTGAGAGATTTCCGTGTCCTGGCTGGATGCACCTGGTGAAACTTTGATGCTCCCTTTAGCTTTGTTCTCCAGAGGGACTCTCTGCATTTTCAGTCAGAAGATATgaacctttctttttttaaagaaaaaaacccttctttaTAATGACAGGACGTCAATGACTGGTATGGGCCCCCAAGTAACGCAGATGGCTCCACAAAGGCCGTTACAATCAATGCGGACACGACCTGTGGCAACGACTGGGTTTGTGAACATCGCTGGCGTCAGATCAGGTAGGGCACTGGGGAGAAACAAGAAGTAAAAGCAGTTGCTTTTGCTTCCTGCTCCATGTGGCTTTAGAAGTGTTGCAGGTGCAGTGGCAGACATGGCTTGTGTTTTCAGGAACATGGTTATCTTCCGTAACGT
This Camarhynchus parvulus chromosome 8, STF_HiC, whole genome shotgun sequence DNA region includes the following protein-coding sequences:
- the LOC115906212 gene encoding pancreatic alpha-amylase, with translation MKILLLLLAAAGLCWGQYNPNTVPKRTSIVHLFEWRWQDIAEECERYLAPNGFGGVQVSPPNENIVITNPNRPWWERYQPISYKICTRSGNEEQFKDMVKRCNNVGVRIYVDAVVNHMCGAAGGSGTHSTCGSYFNTGTEDFPAVPYSGWDFNDGKCHTGSGEIENYGDIYQVRDCRVSGLLDLALEKDYVRSTIAEYMNRLIDIGVAGFRIDAAKHMWPGDIKAFLDKLHNLNTQWFSEGTKPFIYQEVIDLGGEPIKGSEYFGNGRVTEFKYGAKLGTVLRKWDGEKMAYLKNWGEGWGFMPSDRALVFVDNHDNQRGHGAGGASILTFWDARLYKMAVGFMLAHPYGFTRVMSSFRWPRYFQNGKDVNDWYGPPSNADGSTKAVTINADTTCGNDWVCEHRWRQIRNMVIFRNVVDGEPFSNWWDNGSNQVAFGRGNKGFIIFNNDNRNMSVDVQTGLPAGTYCDVISGQKENNKCTGKQVVVSGDGKANFQINTDAEDPFIAIHVDAKL